Part of the Fusarium musae strain F31 chromosome 3, whole genome shotgun sequence genome, CCGTCGCAATCACTGCCATTCACCTCGATGAAGATGTAGACGGCAACGTTGTTTGAGTTGCTTGAATGGCATTTCCCACCAACGCATACCAGAGTGGCTGTGACGACCTCAGTGGCTATGCTTTCACCACTAACGACAGTGGTGAAAGTGGTAACAATGGTCTCCTGGTTTGTTACCGTTTGGGCGACAGACTCAGTAAGAGAGACAACAGCTTTGGCTCTAGCGTAAAGTGTGAGGAGGATATTGCTAGCGACGACCTGGCGGGCTCGAAGTTTGTTCGCGACTTCACCTCCACAGAATTGGCTCTTGTCTCCAGGACACTCGATATCGCATTGGTCCAAGTTGTAAAAGACAGTACTGTCAAAGTCATAAATATCGCCGCAGTAACAAGCACTGGATAGTTATTAGAAACGCCTTTGGAGTACAAGGATAATGCTCACGTATCATGAACACCAAAATGAGCACGCCCTTCACAAAGGCTAGCACATAGATTTAGACCCATCAATGAGCTGGACTCGGCAAGGGTATAGGTAGGGAATCCAGCGGTAGATCCTGCGCATCCGAAGAGACTGAAACCGCCGACATCACCAGGAAAACCAGCAGCAATCGAAgtagaagttgaagaggcagaagaaaCTGTACCAGTAGAAGTGCCAGTAGGGAAGACAGTCTCTCCCTCCGAGTTGGTTGTGGCACCCTCagagttggtgttgacacCAGTAACAGTTTCAGTTGGGAAGACAGTCTCACCGTCTGAGTTAGTAGTGGCCCCTTCCGAGTTTGTAGCGATAACAGTTCCAGTAGGGAAGATAGTTTCGCCGTTCGAGTTGGTCGTGAAGCCTTGACTGTTGGTTTTAGTAGTAGTATCAGTAGGGAAGATGGTCTCGCCTTCGGAGTTGGTAGTAATCTCTGCGCCGCTGGTTTCGCTCGAAGACCCAGTCTCACTACCTGTAGGAACACCGACACTGGGTGTAGGGATAGGAGTTGGAGTTACACCCTGAGCATCTTGGAGCGTGACCGCTTCAATGACTACAGGGACGATCACATCGCCGCAAGATTGTTGGAGCTTCAATTCGTTCTCTAGTTGCAGAACGAAAGGGTTGGTAGATATTTCAATACTGCCGCTAAAGCTTTTGGGGATAGGTTGAATCTGGATAACCTCACCATTGGCGATAACTTGGAAAGCACAAGGGCTACTTTCGGCCCGCTTCCTGGATCCACTGGTGCAAACGATTGCGCCACCGCACGAGACATTAGTTATCGGGATCCTGTAGACGCCGATGCTTAAAGCAGACGCTATGGCTGAAGAGATTTGTTGTTTAAAAGTGGAAACTGCATTATTGGGCAGAACCAAGGGGGCGATAACCGGAAAAGGAACAGGACCAGCGCGACGCCTGAGGACAGAGTCACTAGCCACAGGAGACATGAGACTAGATTCGAGACATGTTAGAGCTACTGCGATTTTGATAACTTGTGGGTCATCTTTACATCGTATCGCCGTCTGGTGGCGGGTAGAATGAAGCACCAGGGCCCAAGATGGCGTCTTTGAGATTGAGCACAATTGGTGCAAAGGCtggtgctgaagatgaagctgtgcTCTCGACACTGGTGGGAGTGGTTTCTATGCTCGCGGTAGGTGGGACAGAAGAAGTCTCAAACTCAGTTAGAGAGGTTGAGGTCGCGACAGCAGAGGTGCTGGTGTTTGTAAATCTAGTAAACTGGGTAAATTGGCCAAACGCACTGGAGGCGCTGGCCAGGAGGAGGCCTGACGATAGGcgcatgatgaagattgatGATCAATTGAATGAGTGACAGGAAGCGAATGTAAAGATCAACTGTCGGCGACACGAACACAGGTTGGGGAGTGACTATATACACCAAGGTTCCCCATCAATTGGTGGCATTGTGCACGTCTTGCATGCAATCAGTGTAGTAGCATTCCAACGCAAACCTCACCTACAGTAACGGTTGTTCGGCATGGTGCAATATGAGACATTTATTGTTCCCGTGTTCTTATCTCCCCATGGAGATCATGACAAGAATGCCTAGTTTCTGAATCTGATTCTGTAGTATTGTTTTTAGCGAGAGGCTATGCCATTTGCAGCGTTGGAAGCCATTAAAACCCCTCTTTTCAGCCACAATTTGGTGGAATCTAGAATATGTCAGGGATAATGCTTCAACTGCATTCCTGTTACGGTTGAAATTACGGCGGTTGAACTTGGTTGCTGGTTTAAACTGCTAACAGTCACTACTATGTCTTAGCCCATCTAACCTTCGACTCGTCTTTGGTCAAGCGCTGTAATGACAGGAAAACGGCATTTTAGCTGACCAATCTCTCGGGCCACCTTCGAACATTAGACACCCAGGAACATCTCCTATAATGCTACGGTTAGTCACGTCAGCTCATACATCATGGGTCGGAAGGAATTTCGGCTACGATGCTTGAGGGAATGATGCAGCCGCACCTGCCTACCAAAACTATTAGATGTAATATTCAGCTTTACAGACAAATGGGATTTGTGCTAACGATGCTAGGCTTTTGGTGGATGCTCTTCCTTGTGGTGACTCGAAAAGTGAAGCAGGTTCGGAGTCGGCAGGCGGAACGGCtgtaagtaattattaaaaggctgTGTCAAAAGAATATTTAAATCAGATTCAAAGCGAAGAATTGGCGACTCTATCCTGCACAGTAAGGACTCTTCCTTCGAATCCACTCTCCATATCGCCAAAGCACAATGGGGGCGACAAGACAAATCAACATTGCTGTACCCGCGAGCAGGCCATTTCCCCACGCAATCCCAAGACGCTGATACATAGCAGGCGCAAACAGAGGAAAGCTAAAGCCAGCCATGGTACGCACAAAAGCAGCTGCTCCGGTAGCGCTGGCGGCATATCGCTCATAGGAGTCAATGATATACGTCTGAGCACATTGGAACGACAGAATGAGCCCCGCAGAAAAGATTGCTGTTCCGACATTTGGGATGATCCAGTGCAGTTTCAGGTGTGCCGAGACACCGTATAGAACGAGACCTGCTGGTGTGACAAGCGCAGTTGGGAACATTAGGGGTACTCGAAACTCAGGCCGCCCAGGGTGGTTATACCGAGTCTTGAGCATTGCATAAACCTTGGAGTGTCAGTGCAAGACCATAGGATGGGAGGAGGTCAAATACCTTGTCAATCAGGGGACCGGACACCTGAAGCCCGATGACAAACCCAATGCCGAGAGAGACATAGTTCAGACTGGCACGACCCGGCTCTTGGTTGTATTGTTGTTCCCAGACCATAGGGAAGGACGCAAAACTAGCGACGCGTAAGTTGGCGATAGTATGACGGACATCCAGAGCTTGCACTCACACTAGATACATAAGACCATATAAATACGCCCTGTACAAGGCCGTGATCTGAATAGCTGGCTGAGTGAACAGCATCTTGAAAGGTCTTTTCAAGTTGGTCAAAAGCAATGAAAGGAATGATCGATCTCTCTGCTCAAACTCGGTATGGAGGAGTCTGTTACCAGTGACCTTGCGGAGCTTTCTGGCCATGACCTTGAGGATCTTGGGTGGGTAAGTCTCTTGCAAGAACAGGAACGCGAGGATCTGAGCCACAGCATCAGCTATAGAGACTACCCAAAAGATCCATCGCCAGTTCAGGTGTTGGGTAAGGTAGCCGGCAGCTTGAAGTATGTTAGTCTCAGGGTATTGTCAAGAGTCAAGATACCTTACCTATGGGCCCGACAGCAGGTCCCAAAAATGGAGCAAGGCTGTAGATGGCGGTCGCAGTTCCGCGCTCTTCCTTTCTCCAGCAGTCGCTCAGCACACCACCGCCAAGCTAGGTCCCAAATTAGTAATGATGAATTAGGAACTGTGTATTGGTGAGCATACCGCCTGAGGAGCACTGCCACCAAGACCGctcaagaagcgaaagacaAGCATCTGCTCCTTAGTATTCGAGAAGCCACATACAGTGTTGAAGATCAGGTAAAACATGTTGGCAGACTGAAGAACGACAACTCTCCCGAACATCTCTGACAGGGGGGCGAGCAAGAATGGACCAATAGCATAAGCTAAAAGGAAGATGGACATGAGAAGGTAGGTCTCAAAGTCAGATGAGATCTTGAACTCTTTGGCCAGATCTGGCAAGGCTGGTGCAAGCATGGTTGAAGAGACGGGAGAGATGAATGTGAAACATGAGACAAGAATAGTCGAGAGCCATTTCTTGCGCTTCGTCCAGTTGCGTGGATTAGAAGGATCATCGGGGCCATCCCACGTTACCTGAGAATGTGTCAACAGTCGGCGGCCAAACTAAAAGGATGGTTGAGATGGGAGTCCAACATACCAGGTTCGGGTCCTCATCTTGAGGCAAGAGAAGGGGCTCTGGGACTGGATGGCGCTCCAAGTCTTCAGACGACTTTGCTGATTGGTCTGATTGGCTTGCAA contains:
- a CDS encoding hypothetical protein (EggNog:ENOG41), which codes for MSKTNTPALSRAGSRSSLWRSWSPMLEDLAYYEKSRENYPWLIRDHDRDISYDSNRSSRPRPLASLAEDPDVASQSDQSAKSSEDLERHPVPEPLLLPQDEDPNLVTWDGPDDPSNPRNWTKRKKWLSTILVSCFTFISPVSSTMLAPALPDLAKEFKISSDFETYLLMSIFLLAYAIGPFLLAPLSEMFGRVVVLQSANMFYLIFNTVCGFSNTKEQMLVFRFLSGLGGSAPQALGGGVLSDCWRKEERGTATAIYSLAPFLGPAVGPIAAGYLTQHLNWRWIFWVVSIADAVAQILAFLFLQETYPPKILKVMARKLRKVTGNRLLHTEFEQRDRSFLSLLLTNLKRPFKMLFTQPAIQITALYRAYLYGLMYLVFASFPMVWEQQYNQEPGRASLNYVSLGIGFVIGLQVSGPLIDKVYAMLKTRYNHPGRPEFRVPLMFPTALVTPAGLVLYGVSAHLKLHWIIPNVGTAIFSAGLILSFQCAQTYIIDSYERYAASATGAAAFVRTMAGFSFPLFAPAMYQRLGIAWGNGLLAGTAMLICLVAPIVLWRYGEWIRRKSPYCAG